In Thalassophryne amazonica chromosome 13, fThaAma1.1, whole genome shotgun sequence, the sequence accccctgtgagcaagcacttggcgacagtgggaaggaaaaactccctcttgacaggaagaaacctccagcagaaccaggctcagggaggggcagtcctctgctgggactggttggggctgaggaagagaaccaggaaaaagacatgctgtggaggggagcagagatcaatcactaatgattaaatgcagaatggtgcatacagaacaaaaagagaaagaaacactcagtgcatcatgggaacccccccagcagtctaagtctatagcagcataactaagggatggttcagggtcacctgatccagccctaactataagctttagcaaaaaggaaagttttaagcctaatcttaaaagtagagagggtgtctgtctcgctgatctgaattgggagctggttctacaggagaggagcctgaaagctgaaggctctgcctcccattctactcttacaaaccctaggaactacaagtaagcctgcagtctgagagcgaagcactctattggggtgatatggtactatgaggtccctaagataagatgggacctgattattcaaaaccttataagtaagaagaagaattttaaattctattctagaattaacaggaagccaatgaagagaggccaatatgggtgagatatgctctctccttccagtccctgttagtactctagctgcagcattttgaattaactgaaggcttttcagggaacttttaggacaacctgataatgaattacaatagtccagcctagaggaaatagctaattggtgtgtgtcctctggcttcatggatagataaatatatcatctgcgtaacaatgaaaatttaagcaatgccgtctaataatactgcctaagggaagcatgtataaagtgaataaaattagtcctagcacagaaccttgtggaactccataattaaccttagtctgtgaagaagattccccatttacatgaacaaattgtaatctattagataaatatgattcaaaccaccgcagcgcagtgcctttaatacctatggcatgctctaatctctgtaataaaattttatggtcaacggtatcaaaagcagcactgaggtctaacagaacaagcacagagatgagtccactgtctgaggccataagaagatcatttgtaaccttcactaatgctgtttctggactatgatgaattctaaaacctgactgaaactcttcaaatagaccattcctctgcagatgatcagttagctgttttacaactaccctttcaagaatttttgagagaaaaggaaggttggagattggcctataattagctaagatagctgggtcaagtgatggctttttaagtaatggtttaattactgccaccttaaaagcctatggtacatagccaactaataaagatagattgatcatatttaagatcgaagcattaaataatggtagggcttccttgagcagcctggtaggaatgggatctaatagacatgttgatggtttggatgaagtaactaatgaaaataactcagacaacaatctgagagaaagagtctaaccaaataccggcatcactgaaagcagccaaagataacaatatgtctttgggatggttatgagtaattttttctctaatagttaaaattttattagcaaagaaagtcatgaagtcattactagttaaaaaaggaatactcggctcaatagagctctgactctttgtcagcctggctacagtgctgaaaagaaacctggggttgttcttattttcttcaattagtgatgagtagtaagatgtcctagctttatggagggcttttttatagagcaacagactctttttccaggctaagtgaagatcttctaaattagtgagacgccatttcctctccaacttacgggttatctgctttaagctgcgagtttgtgagttataccacggagtcaggcacttctgatttaaagctctctttttcagaggagctacagcatccaaagttgtcttcaatgaggatgtaaaactattgacgagatactctatctcacttacagagtttaggtagctactctgcactgtgttggtatatggcattagagaacataaagaaggaatcatatccttaaacctagttacagcgctttctgaaagacttctagtgtaatgaaacttattccccactgctgggtagtccatcagagtaaatgtaaatgttattaagaaatgatcagacagaaaggaattttcagggaatactgttaagtcaatttccataccataagtcagaacaagatctaagatatgattaaagtggtgggtggactcatttacattttgagcaaagccaattgagtctaataatagattaaatgcagtgttgaggctgtcattctcagcatgtgtggatgttaaaatcgcccactataattatcttatctgagctaagcactaagtcagacaaaaggtctgaaaattcatagagaaactcacagtaatgaccaggtggacgatagataataacaaataaaactggtttttgggacttccaatttggatggacaagactaagagtcaagctttcaaatgaattaaagctctgtctgggtttttgattaattaataagctggaatggaagattgctgctaatcctccgcctcggcccgtgctacgagcattctggcagttagtgtgacaggCAACACAAGAGTGCTctaagagcacaatatcccctgctGGGACAAGGAGTTGTACCAAGTTTCTTGAAATTCCTCCTATaagaatgtgagaggagttgtttacagaatgcaggcacccaagcATGACACTGAGAGTCtagctttgttaatcaagggaCATAACTCTGAtaaaatgagcccaactggaACAGTATGAAAATATGTGTATTGACCTTATGCATTGCCGTGGACTTTACACCgagtgccctctggtggccatttatggccgatgaaaacatccgctgagctcaatacaaattcatgtaatttggtcactttgcaAAGGGGTCAAACTTGTCAATTTTATGTACAATGGTTAATTTcaagtcagcttggtgtataagtctcatcgttccaggcaatgacagctatcagctggctgttagaagcaaactAGAGACAGAACAAaatcagctgatttcaatagacaatcaatgcagcctgAGCTTGTTTTCAGTGGGCGGCCAGTTAGTGAGGTAGGAATTCTCACCTTCAGATTGGCCACGTCGCTAGAAGTGACTGTATCCGCAGCAACccataaatataatgcaatgctaaaataccctctgctgTATGagtcttgtgttctttataatttgcagttgtttattaAGAACCTGTTGTCttgcatacaatttgtacatgttcaataaagcccctgtattaatcagtcaatcaaaaacagtatttacattttaacagcatctgcaggaggctttgtagatcaccctctgtgcatttgctgataTTAATGaggcaaatttaactccatatggAAGATAACTTTGAGTTAGCGGATGATAACATGCACACTAATGCCACAAAacatgttatcaggttacaagagCATTTTCAGtcatagaagtgtttatttctcaatgtcttttacataatatatgacagaggatATAGTTACAAATGAAAGTTTTGCACCTAGCTACCAGTCTGACGTTatcatgctaacatctgcaaaatgtcttgtaaataagttcagaggtgttattaggttccaaaaacagcattgtcagttttagaagtgtttatttcttgctagcttttacataacataaGAGAGGcatgcatatcaatcaatcaatcaatcaatttttttttatatagcgccaaatcacaacaaacagtcgccccaaggcgctttatattgtaaggcaaggccatacaataattatgtaaaaccccaacggtcaaaacgaccccctgtgagcaagcacttggctacagtgggaaggaaaaactcccttttaacaggaagaaacctccagcagaaccaggctcagggaggggcagtcttctgctgggactggttggggctgagggagagaaccaggaaaaagacatgctgtggaggggagcagagatcaatgactaatgattaaatgcagagtggtgcatacagagcaaaaagagaaagaaacagtgcatcatgggaaccccccagcagtctatgtctatagcagcataactaagggatggttcagggtcacctgatccagccctaactataagctttagcaaaaaggaaagttttaagcctaatcttaaaagtagagagggtgtctgtctccctgatctgaattgggagctggttccacaggagaggagcctgaaagctgaaggctctgcctcccattctactcttacaaaccctaggaactacaagtaagcctgcagtctgagagcgaagcgctctattggggtgatatggtactatgaggtccctaagataagatgggacctgattattcagaaccttatcaatcaatttcaatcaattttttatatagtgccaaatcacaacaaacagctgccccaaggcgctctacactgcaaggcaaggccacacaacaattatgtaaaaccccaacggtcaaaacgaccccctgtgagcaagcacccggccacagtgggaaggaaacccccccccaacaggaagaaacctccagcagaaccaggcccagggaggggcagtcccccgCTAGGACCGGCcggggccgagggagagaaccaggaaaaagacacgctgcggaggggagcagagaccgACCACCAATGACCAAACGCAGAGCGgcgcacacagagcaaaaagagaaagaaacagtgcatcatgggaaccccccagcagtctacgtctatagcagcataactaagggatggttcagggtcacctgatccagccctaactataagctttagcaaaaaggaaagttttaagcctaatcttaaaagcagagagggtgtctgtctccctgatctgaattgggagctggttccacaggagaggagcctgaaagctgaaggctctgcctcccattctactcttacaaaccctaggaactacaagtaagcctgcagtctgagagcgaagcgctctattggggtgatatggtactacgaggtccctaagataagatgggacctgattattcaaaaccttataagtaagaagaataattttaaattctattctagaattaacaggaagccaatgaagagaggccaatatgggtgagatatgctctctccttctagtccccgtcagtactctagctgcagcattttgaattaactgaaggctttttagggaacttttaggacaacctgataataatgaattacaatagtccagcctagaggaaataaatgcatgaattagtttttcagcatcactctgagacaagacctttctgattttagagatattgcataaatgcaaaaaagcagtcctacatatttgtttaatatgcgctttgaatgacatatcctgatcaaaaatgactccaagatttctcacagtattactagaggtcagggtaatgccatccagagtaaggatctggttagacaccatgtttctaagatttgtggggccaagtacaataacttcagttttatctgagtttaaaagcaggaaattagaggtcatccatgtctttatgtctgtaagacaatcctgcagtttagctaattggtgtgtgtcctctggcttcatggatagataaagctgggtatcatctgcgtaacaatgaaaatttaagcaataccgtctaataatactgcctaagggaagcatgtataaagtgaataaaattggtcctagcacagaaccttgtggaactccataattaactttagtctgtgaagacgattccccatttacatgaacaaattgtaatctattagacaaatatgattcaaaccaccgcagcaaaatggttttgaagagaccagccactgacgtcacggggcagctctactctgattgtctGTCatcccccaccactcaaaaacaaagcagaatagATGCAAACAGaattgactttttaacctctcaaaatacctcttaaaatatgtaaaggttagccatctttgaacttgtgcaaggtctgtgtcccaagaatgttccctgtgaatttgatgaCTGTGGCAGTAAGAGAACTGGACTTGTGCTGGACaaggacagacagatagacagacgccAGGTATTTGCAAAACCCGATGGCGATATGTTGGCCTGaggtaacaaggacttgtaccaggtttcacaaaattcctcctaaacttGAGAGTGATTTCAGAAAACTTACACCCTATTGGGACAGACTGACAAATGTCTCAATCTTGTAGCTGAGCAGTCGTCATTTTCTGTACTTCatgtttttaatcaaagtacgctgtCCTGTACAACGTTTGGAACGACCCATTCTACTCAGATTTTCAGAACTGCATGACAATCAGCAACTACATTTGTGCCTtcgtccttaaataagggccacagaaagaaaaatgcagacactattttttgaacagcctaacatTACTTTTTCTTCAATTTCTGTAGAATAATAAATCCGCTAAATCTGTTCTTCAtggtttgatttggaatagaatgtgcagtgttctaaatgcatttgtgtgtacgGAAATAAAAAGGATTTtgagttttactcacttttttaaaacatgcaattattTTTAACACAACTGTAAATACCAGTTTTTCAGTCACAAAAGTGCACAATTACAGAATGCTGTTTGAGAATATACCTCCAGCACATTTGTACACAATTACGACAAAACATCAAGTGCTCTGAAAGACGAAGGTCATCCTGATAAAATGGACAAAGAGCGAGAGGAGGTTTGACTTATTTATTGTGGCTGGTATCCACACATATAATCTCATACAGGAAAAAATCAGCACCTGTCTCAGACATCACGAGTGTTCCGACAACATGGCTGTACGCGTGCGTGTTTGTGCATCAAACCTGCTCCTCTCAGCTCTGAGTTTAAAGACAAGTTGTCATTGTCATGCACACGTAAGACATGTTGGAGGACAACTCTGGTGTCTGACCAGGAAAGAACAGGTGGTAACACAGAAATGTAGTTTAGCTTGAACCGCTAAAATGTATTAATATCAACTTGGTAAATTTATATTAACCAATCAATCAAACTCCATCCTTTAGCAGGACTCCTACTGTGTGACTAAACAGATTTTAAGTGTTTTTTAACAGTGCTTTCTTAAGTCCCTGACTACGTTTGTTTTAATGCCCTGTCAGAAGCACTTGCTTCTAGATTTTTCCAGAGGCAAAAAAAGAATTAATGGTCAAATATTAGCTCTCTCATACTTCACAGCTCAATTTCCTAAACACTTAGGAAAAATGAGTGAGGTATCAAGTGAATATAAACCAAATCAGTTTTGCAACTTTGGCCTGAACATGAGACGGCCTTGATTATGAGATACCCCCATCCCAAAACACGTTTTTAATTTATGAAGGCcaaaattgtgtttttaaattgaaaatacttttgtttttgccatCTGACATGGAGGTAGAATGCATGATATGATGGAATTTGGCTGCTTTTACGAATCGCTCCTGATGTGGTTTGAGAAGACAAAATGGCATGGCTCCATTGTCGCCATAAACGTGAGCAACATGATGGCCAAatattccaaaacagaaggttcctgattCAAGACCATCTGTGCACATGGTTAATGTAATGTAGAgctgcatccggcgtaaaacctgtgcgaaATCAACATGCAACTCCATTTTGGGTGTGCTTGTCCGCATTCACTTTTACAAGAGTACTCTGCACCAAATTAAATCTGTTAATTCACATTATGTGGATCATGATTTGTCCTAAcatcccaatttttttttaatacgttcAAAATGTTCCCAATTGCTCACAGTGTTATACAACACAACTTATACCCCCAGTTACACCCAACTTCAGGCTCTGATTGGGTATCTGATTGTTAATAGCACTAAAAAGGAAGACAATTGTATATCAAAATTCGTCAGTGGGAGACCTCTCTAACACTGACATGGACACCCCAAGTACTTTTGGGAAAAGTGCAAGTTACTGATTTAATGCGATATTTGTGAATATTATATGCTGGTTGTTATGGTTATCTTATTAAAGTTCTGTCGATATAAAAatgtgttgttaaaatgcagatgACTGCtttccggtgttgcagaccgaatggtccacgCCTAAAAATTGgagctctgagacagagtctcctcacccaaaacaatcaaatggattaatgggattattaaccatcagatgacaaggtaaaacctcttaaatcattctcaagtcagttttatgcagaaacgaggcaatacttggtgacactttgaaatgactgacatgcagtgaacgcatcagctatcaGCTTGTGTAGCCgaagtgctctgatcgcttcctccatctattatgatgaaataatgttgaatttatgtggaaatgattgttgtacaaaagcttctgaTATCTGGCTCTGAGactgatgatgactggagtgcagttttaagcagaaacgaggtgataatcagtgaaccgcggctgatgatgcatgtgcagtgaaaggcagggtggactgatttttaggggggaattGTATCTAAGACCAGGACAGTATTCACCTGCTGTTGAGAAAGGAGCACACCTTTCACTTCATGCAGCAGATATTGGACATGTAAAAGTCTGTGATTATAAGAGGACTCCATATTTCTCAGATGTTCTTTTAAGGGGGGAAATCATATTCAGGCCAATACAGTAATGCAATTACAAGTAATCGTAAATTTGAGTAACTGAACACAAGAGAGTAAACAGAATGTActgtgtagcaaaaaaaaaaaaaaaaaaatagaatatgttctcattaaaatacattttaagtGCTCTTTAAATCAGTTTCTTGAATTTTTTTCAAATCCAGCAATCTACATAGATGAAACATCAAAAACCATCAGCCGTAAAACCTATTTCACTGGCAAAATTTTTCTAGCAGCCTCCAAAACAAGTGCAGGGTCCGTCTTATCACCAAATTCCTTCTCATGGTGTTGGAGGATAATGCCCTGCAAACACAACATGTACTTCAACTACAAAAGGcccttttaaaataaatttgcttATTGCTGATACGGACAAAGGATTTTTAGTGTACCTGGTCTCCAGCTCCAATGACAAATACTCCACCAAGGATGAAACCCTCGCCGTTCATGTTACCTTGGAAACCAGCCCTCCAGGCTCGCAGGAAGTTCTGCCAAACTCCAAGGCGGAGGAACCCCAGTCCTCCCATTTTCCTCTGCAGGGGCCCGTAGAATTGTTTCTACAAAATTCAATTTGAGTCAGAATGAGAGTAAGTGTGACATGCCGGAAAAATAAATACTTTGTATTATACGTATACGTATTATACAACAGTGGCCTTAGTCACCACCAGGTCCCTGTGACTGACAAAAAATGGTCTTATAAATTGCATACCAATACAAGTCCTACTTCACAGGTGCCTGCCAGAACAAGGCACCATTCCTATTTAAACAAATATAGCAAAGAATACGAAGAAATCGTCTTTAAAAATGTCCCAGTACAACTCAAAAATAGAAGGTTCAGTGGTCCTCACCTGCGTTTATCAGAATTAAACATTTCAGAGCTGCATATGCAGTACTTTTAACAGTGACTGACAGAAATCTTGTGACCCACTGACTCCATAATGCTGCCTTTTTTGGCCCATGACAGAAAAACCCAACATTCTGATGCTATAAAGAAAAAAATCTTCTTGCCCCACAACATCATAACAGGAAACATTTTTCCTTGATAACATTGAAAAGGAAACATCATAACCTAAAATTATGTCCTTAGTCTATATCTAGCAAAGTCTAATATTCTATCCTGATAAGGAGGCAGGGGGAGGGGGGTCAATATTTTGATTATCACAAAAGAAAACTTATCATTGTTGTCCTATGACAtcataaaaacacagtattataGGTTATGACAAAAAGACCAAAGGTCAGTGACCAGAATCAAAGGTCATGTTAAAAGGACACTGCAAAATGTTgcttaaaacagttgcatgtgtaTAAAACAGTTGCTCTCAGGTGTCACTCTTGTTCCAAAATAACAGGATATTTCTTCAGAACAAGACTCACTATAACAGCCCGCAACAGGTAGATATTTGTGGATAAAGTATGTAAGTGAGTGTaccgtcaggtcaggtcaggtgaaTTCCATAGTCACAGAAtcagaatgacagcaaaatctgaCCATATTTTAACTTACCGTTAAAAATTTGCTGAGTATAATTCCGTTACTGCGCCTATGACGCAGGACATGAGCACCCCACCCAGTACAAAATTATGGTCCAGTACAAACAGGCTTTGTACAGTATCTCATCCGTTCTATCCCCACATACGTATTCAAAACTCTTGCTGCTCATAATTTTCCAGACCCAAACTGTAGTTACTGTAAGTGTTTTCATTCCTTTGTAATTCCTTCATATTGTCATCTGCATCTACAAACTGGTTGTGGCTTCACTTGCAAATTAACTAATGAACCTTTTTAAGATATTCATGTGACACACATTCTTTCTGCTTCAGCTCTCGTTCTCTGTGGGACCAAGTGGCAACATTCGAGCTCCCATTTTGACCCCAACCtggaagtgcagttccttgactggccacttgatgctggctccaaaacagaacacattcccatagaagtccattttaaaacatccaaatatagagcaaaaaaaaaaacatctttacagcctggtacaaaaaaacagctttagtttcctcctccatgacaactgtacaagggtgaacttcttagtttaagatgttttaattacaaatctgtataattgtgggcgtggttgctttgagtgacagtgacTGTGTCCATTGACTCCTCCGACCTGAACGGAGCTACTCGCTTTTGTGTTTGTATTTCATTACAAATACCTGGAATAATCTGTCTTTCTGTGCTGTGAAATATCTTAATAGATCATTTAAGATGTCCCTGTTGCAATATTCATTCTGAATGAAACTCTCATCTTATCtgatgttgtatgctaacggtgttaagcccctttcacaccgggggtgctcccagttgcgccatgcgtcattatgacgccgccgcgtggaagcaactcagtgccgagacgatgcagctcggcgccacaacagtgcgaggggtgcaaaggaggaagcaagtcgggcgccgaaaaattaaacctgttgaatttttttggcgtcctgtgctcgacgcagaaaggaagtggttccagtgcaagtcggggcaaagaggcgtaactcggggcaaagaggcgttacccggcgtgactcggaagccaatttatgattcctgctgtgttccattgttcccgtagtataaatcacacaggattgtttttataccgtgtactcaatgcagtaaaaacatgctgaaaaaaaaaaagaccacagaaaaaaaaaaatgctgactgcagctcagctccttctctgtgtggagttgtctAGTGAAGAGACGCACTGagaagcagctgcagcttcttctctcacaaatgtgtttaaataaaatccataaaagtcctcctcacagactgattgccagaaatatccagtaaaaagtccggacatctctagtccactcatggacattcgttcacgcacgcacatgtgaacaattaaaagaaaaaaaaaagtctggctgcaggcattagttccttgttctctgctcaaactctcatcacagttaaagtcctgagacaggacatgtcaacatcaagtagaactccagacatctccacatttgcttatgGACAGTTtgctcaaaggaggaaagataaactataacagaactcagagcacagccctgcagctctgcacaagaacaaatataaagtagaagagaagtcagagtgcacagtctgtctgcagccaaactgtgcactctgacttctctgtgcagaattATTCCATAATTATTGAGGAAATATGCGGCGGATAACTTTTTCTGTCCACTCCAAAGTAAACCATTATAAGAACCACCATGCAGTAcccaaaaatatgaattaataaatacccaaaccaaggttagctaTTATCTTGTTCTTTGGACTCAGAGAGACGGGCGTGttcaggcatcttctgtcacacatGGAACCACTCAAGCCCCACccttttatgcattaatgagttcatcgtgaATCAGTGCAGGCGGCGACACCCAGAAAGGGATCATTTCggctgttctgggtctctatagaaaactagTGGATGACGTCACACAGGGTCTGTCCAGTCTATGTGTGGGACGGACATGTTATTGCAGTAACTAATGAATGCTTTCAGATTATGCAGGTGGTTGAGAGTCCACCTGCACATGGtctgtagttttttttaattattattttaggaGTGAATCATCTCTTGTAGTACTTCTTACGTTTTCATCAATGTAGACTTCTCCAGCAAAGTGCAGTTTGAAGTCCTGGATCTCTGTGCCAACGTTTTCTTTCACCACAGCGACAAGAGGCACCCCGAGCTCATCCAGCTGGGGCTTCAGAGAGGACAGCTCAGTGGCCTCCTACAAACACAAACCCCATCAAGGCAAATGGAACTCGTATACGTAATTTAAATTTTGATGTTTGATGTTTTCACCTCTCTGCACAAAAATCATCCAGGTCTTCGGACTGCCATGACCACAGCCCCGCTCCTCTCCCACAGGCTCCTGGCTTTAATGACCTTGCCTTCTGTAGACAAACAGGAAACAAAGTGTTTCTAAAACATGCAAACGGAGAGATTACTGATAAAATGGCTCAAGTCCAAAGAATTTTATCAGTTTTAGAATGAACATTACAACAATCTACTAAAACTATGATGTGCAAAACAACATCTAAGTACCGTGAGCCAGTCCCAGGGTTTACATTACAGGTGTCACAGATCGCAAAAGCCACGGTTCGGATCAGatacgtttttttttgttttgttttgttttgtgatcatttttcagatcagcataaaaaaaagacaaaggctactttgttttatatttttaaaaataataagtaATGAAAATAATGAACTTTTGTCTGTGGCCCTCAAACAAAACAAGCTGTCCAATGTTTAtcagaatattttaaaataaaatatgtaattgttgtattaaattgcaatatggACAGTATTGGTGAACAAAAAATAGCTTTTATCAAAATCaaaagtaccaaaaaaaaaaaagggatcaaAACTGATCTGAGTTTATAATTTCAACTTCTTTTTTCCCTCAAGAGATAAAAAGTacatcccttcggctgctccttgtcTTCACTCAggttcgccacagcagatccaaggtgggtctgcatgttgattttgcacattttatgccagatgcccttcctgacgccactttacattacatggagaagtgtggcagtggtggagtttgaaccgagaaccttccacactgaaaccaagtgtaataaccacttggccaccactgctTTTTCTCGGGAGGTGAGGATGTCTATATTCagcactttaacatttcccataacccCCTGGCTCCCCCCGCAGCGCCAGCAGAGTTTCTGTGTCTCACGGCGCATGCAAACAATGGCTAACGAGGATGTGGACGGTGTTGATCCAGCAGGTTAACAGGCAATTATGATGATAACATGTTCTCCCCAGTTG encodes:
- the selenou1a gene encoding selenoprotein U 1a isoform X1; this encodes MLTLLRGSTALGWRLSSVLHLGGVTLNRQPPTTARSPCLRTQTALCHQSKAKDSPDPNKPTSVLSSSLEGAPLGMWAIALGAVGAALVGVFMANTDLCLPKAADASLEFLENADLRSSTDEGKVIKARSLWERSGAVVMAVRRPGUFLCREEATELSSLKPQLDELGVPLVAVVKENVGTEIQDFKLHFAGEVYIDENKQFYGPLQRKMGGLGFLRLGVWQNFLRAWRAGFQGNMNGEGFILGGVFVIGAGDQGIILQHHEKEFGDKTDPALVLEAARKILPVK
- the selenou1a gene encoding selenoprotein U 1a isoform X2, with amino-acid sequence MLTLLRGSTALGWRLSSVLHLGGVTLNRQPPTTARSPCLRTQTALCHQSKAKDSPDPNKPTSVLSSSLEGAPLGMWAIALGAVGAALVGVFMANTDLCLPKAADASLEFLENADLRSSTDGKVIKARSLWERSGAVVMAVRRPGUFLCREEATELSSLKPQLDELGVPLVAVVKENVGTEIQDFKLHFAGEVYIDENKQFYGPLQRKMGGLGFLRLGVWQNFLRAWRAGFQGNMNGEGFILGGVFVIGAGDQGIILQHHEKEFGDKTDPALVLEAARKILPVK
- the selenou1a gene encoding selenoprotein U 1a isoform X3; the encoded protein is MWAIALGAVGAALVGVFMANTDLCLPKAADASLEFLENADLRSSTDEGKVIKARSLWERSGAVVMAVRRPGUFLCREEATELSSLKPQLDELGVPLVAVVKENVGTEIQDFKLHFAGEVYIDENKQFYGPLQRKMGGLGFLRLGVWQNFLRAWRAGFQGNMNGEGFILGGVFVIGAGDQGIILQHHEKEFGDKTDPALVLEAARKILPVK